In Nocardia yunnanensis, one DNA window encodes the following:
- a CDS encoding NIPSNAP family protein — protein sequence MITCVVEYVIDARKIDAFERFASRWMELVERHGGTHHGYFLPAEGASDKALALFSFSSLAAYEEYRTHFGTDPDFVDADRIRDESGCVLRYERTFMRPLLPGGSR from the coding sequence ATGATCACTTGTGTCGTCGAATACGTGATAGACGCTCGGAAGATCGATGCGTTCGAACGTTTCGCCAGTCGATGGATGGAATTGGTCGAACGCCACGGTGGCACCCACCACGGCTATTTCCTTCCCGCCGAGGGTGCCAGCGACAAAGCGCTCGCGCTGTTCAGCTTCTCCAGCCTCGCCGCCTACGAGGAGTACCGCACACACTTCGGCACCGACCCCGACTTCGTGGACGCGGATCGCATCAGGGACGAGAGCGGCTGCGTACTCCGCTACGAGCGAACCTTCATGCGCCCGCTGCTGCCCGGAGGGTCACGCTGA
- a CDS encoding ester cyclase — translation MTLDPDAVVRRLQECFNTRQFDQADELHTPNFFSHALGTTGFDAGKSVWRSLVTQFPDIRVVAEDVLVDRDRVAVRSSVEGLPVADGGPSPMMIEIFRIDNGRIAENWAVGTGLPYSAETL, via the coding sequence ATGACGCTCGACCCTGACGCCGTGGTGCGGCGGCTACAAGAGTGCTTCAACACACGGCAGTTCGACCAGGCCGACGAACTGCACACCCCGAACTTTTTCAGCCACGCGCTCGGCACCACCGGTTTCGACGCGGGAAAGAGCGTCTGGCGGAGTCTCGTGACACAGTTTCCCGACATCCGCGTCGTCGCCGAGGACGTCTTGGTCGATCGCGACCGAGTAGCGGTTCGCTCGTCGGTCGAAGGGCTCCCCGTCGCCGACGGCGGCCCGTCGCCGATGATGATCGAGATCTTCCGTATCGACAACGGTCGGATCGCGGAGAACTGGGCTGTCGGGACGGGATTGCCTTACAGCGCCGAAACCCTTTGA
- a CDS encoding TetR/AcrR family transcriptional regulator: protein MNKQQPQRIPFEPMPPPDGSRGLRADARRNRRAILEAAQQLFAREGLGVPLDEIARRAGVGPGTVHRHFPTKEALYLAVSIDQLEHLVCDAANLVADDDPAAVFTLLSRMMANGAENSAVKSALTAAEFDLRVVAPDVAAALTGHVSALLDRARTAALVRDDISVADVMALVAGAFAAIHHANAQTSPARATHLASVILDGLRPRS, encoded by the coding sequence ATGAACAAGCAACAGCCCCAGCGCATTCCATTCGAACCCATGCCCCCGCCTGACGGGTCCCGAGGGTTGCGCGCCGACGCGCGCCGCAATCGCCGGGCCATCCTCGAGGCTGCGCAACAGTTGTTCGCCCGTGAAGGACTGGGCGTTCCGCTTGACGAGATCGCCCGGCGGGCCGGCGTCGGACCTGGGACGGTTCACCGGCACTTTCCCACCAAAGAAGCTCTCTACCTCGCGGTCTCGATCGATCAGCTCGAACATCTGGTGTGCGACGCCGCGAACCTGGTTGCTGATGACGACCCCGCCGCGGTGTTCACCCTGTTGTCACGGATGATGGCCAACGGCGCCGAAAACAGCGCGGTCAAAAGCGCGCTCACCGCAGCGGAATTCGACCTGCGCGTGGTCGCCCCCGATGTCGCGGCGGCCCTCACCGGTCATGTGTCCGCCCTGCTCGACCGCGCGCGCACTGCAGCCCTCGTTCGTGACGACATCAGTGTCGCGGATGTGATGGCATTGGTCGCAGGCGCGTTCGCCGCAATCCACCACGCCAATGCCCAAACCAGCCCTGCCCGCGCAACCCACCTCGCATCCGTCATCCTCGACGGCTTACGCCCACGCTCCTAG
- a CDS encoding serine hydrolase domain-containing protein yields the protein MSNMGLNALVSDFVETSGVPGVVAGVYHAGQQEVVACGVTNVVTGESMREDTGFLLGSVTKVLTTTLVMQQVEQGRIDLDERVVTYLPEFRLEVAGAADIRIRHLLNHTNGIDADLYFPDADGPDALRIAVDGMAEQVGTLFAPGEHISYSNGGMIVAGRVLEVVTGVPYHELLQRNLFDPAGMTGAVTSPAQAILRSTAVGHFPSQDGARRTDLFKLPDTWGPAGSSAIAGIADLLAFGRIHLDGGLAPSGARVLSEESVRRMRTVTYSTGSPHIPPIGLGWLLMPFGDVEVLSHSGASPGGVAVLVAVPGRDLVFAAYGNDARAMALFDRILLTLLRNRLGVTVPDLITATIEAEDLGRYEGTYRSNQLRIAVRAVDGGLEETTTYEPADEQQSGIFTAFVGGSIPVMTRRYLPVGKDVFAPAGLPLEMFTGYSRQLLVSYHDFRDGVPRYRSAGGRMTRRAVD from the coding sequence ATGTCGAACATGGGATTGAACGCGCTGGTCAGCGATTTCGTCGAAACCAGCGGGGTGCCCGGCGTGGTCGCCGGGGTGTATCACGCGGGACAGCAGGAGGTGGTGGCCTGCGGGGTGACCAATGTGGTCACCGGCGAGTCGATGCGGGAGGACACCGGGTTTTTGCTCGGGTCGGTCACCAAGGTGCTCACCACCACCCTGGTCATGCAGCAGGTCGAGCAGGGGCGCATCGACTTGGACGAGCGGGTCGTCACCTACCTGCCGGAGTTTCGGCTCGAAGTCGCGGGCGCCGCGGATATTCGTATCCGGCACCTGCTCAACCACACCAACGGCATCGACGCCGACCTGTATTTCCCCGACGCCGACGGTCCCGACGCGCTGCGCATCGCGGTCGATGGCATGGCCGAACAGGTCGGCACATTGTTCGCTCCGGGCGAGCACATCAGCTACTCCAACGGCGGCATGATCGTCGCGGGACGCGTTCTGGAAGTCGTGACCGGGGTGCCGTATCACGAACTGCTGCAACGGAATCTGTTCGACCCGGCGGGTATGACCGGCGCGGTCACCAGTCCCGCGCAGGCGATCCTGCGCAGCACCGCCGTCGGGCATTTCCCCAGCCAGGACGGCGCGCGCCGCACCGATCTGTTCAAGCTGCCCGACACCTGGGGGCCGGCCGGGTCCTCGGCCATCGCCGGCATTGCCGATCTGCTGGCTTTCGGTCGCATCCACCTCGACGGAGGCCTCGCGCCGTCGGGCGCCCGCGTGCTGTCGGAGGAGTCAGTGCGCCGCATGCGGACGGTCACGTATTCCACTGGCAGCCCGCATATTCCGCCGATCGGGCTGGGCTGGCTGCTCATGCCGTTCGGTGACGTCGAGGTCCTGTCGCATTCGGGCGCCTCACCGGGCGGCGTCGCGGTGCTGGTCGCGGTGCCCGGTCGTGACCTGGTCTTCGCCGCGTACGGCAACGATGCCCGCGCCATGGCGCTGTTCGACCGAATTCTGTTGACGCTGTTGCGAAATCGTCTGGGCGTGACGGTCCCGGATCTGATCACCGCCACCATCGAGGCCGAGGATCTCGGGCGCTACGAAGGCACCTACCGCTCCAACCAGTTGCGCATCGCCGTCCGCGCGGTGGACGGCGGGCTGGAGGAAACCACCACCTACGAACCGGCCGACGAGCAACAGTCCGGCATCTTCACCGCTTTCGTCGGTGGTTCGATCCCGGTCATGACCCGGCGCTACCTGCCTGTCGGCAAGGACGTGTTCGCGCCCGCCGGCCTCCCGCTGGAGATGTTCACCGGCTACTCGCGTCAGCTTCTGGTGTCCTACCACGACTTTCGCGACGGCGTCCCGCGATACCGTTCGGCGGGCGGCCGCATGACCCGCCGTGCCGTCGACTGA
- a CDS encoding pyridoxamine 5'-phosphate oxidase family protein produces MAKEFSHLDDSLRRFIEAQAMFFVATAPNGDGRVNLSPKGYQDTFAVIDDHTVAYLDLFGSGAETIAHLRDNGRITVMFCSFTRNSRILRLFGTGRVVRPDSPEFDSLRTFFGLGHPGIRAVIVIDIERIADACGYSVPYYELVGERPVLDAHHAKQPDEKFANRIAGDNGHSIDGLPALDPDHPLPSAVIR; encoded by the coding sequence ATGGCCAAGGAATTCTCGCATTTGGATGACTCGCTGCGGCGTTTCATCGAGGCGCAGGCGATGTTCTTCGTCGCCACGGCTCCCAACGGCGATGGACGTGTGAACTTGTCTCCCAAGGGATATCAGGACACCTTCGCCGTTATCGACGATCACACCGTCGCCTACCTTGACTTGTTCGGTAGCGGCGCGGAGACGATTGCGCACCTGCGGGACAACGGCCGGATCACCGTCATGTTCTGCTCGTTCACTCGTAACTCCAGAATCCTGCGCCTGTTCGGTACGGGACGAGTCGTGCGACCTGACAGTCCCGAGTTCGATAGTCTCCGAACGTTTTTCGGTCTCGGCCATCCGGGAATTCGGGCGGTCATCGTTATCGACATCGAGCGTATCGCTGATGCCTGCGGGTACTCGGTCCCTTACTACGAACTCGTCGGTGAGCGGCCAGTTCTCGATGCTCATCACGCGAAGCAACCGGACGAGAAATTCGCGAACCGGATCGCAGGCGACAACGGCCACAGCATCGACGGTTTGCCCGCCCTCGATCCCGACCACCCACTGCCGTCCGCCGTCATACGGTAG
- a CDS encoding EthD family reductase, which produces MHKLLVLYPKPVDPDHFRDYYVNNHLPLVRKWPGVLAWRYSFEVAAAKGEPAYFAVFEADFADAAALAAMRASEFGQQAAADVVNYATGGVVVIDYAVRDDSD; this is translated from the coding sequence GTGCATAAATTGCTGGTCCTCTATCCCAAGCCCGTCGACCCTGACCACTTCCGCGATTACTACGTGAACAATCACCTTCCGCTGGTCAGGAAGTGGCCCGGGGTGCTCGCGTGGCGCTACAGCTTCGAGGTGGCGGCGGCCAAGGGAGAACCGGCGTATTTCGCGGTCTTCGAAGCCGACTTCGCGGACGCCGCCGCACTGGCCGCGATGCGGGCGTCAGAGTTCGGTCAGCAGGCCGCTGCCGATGTCGTCAACTACGCCACCGGCGGTGTGGTCGTCATCGACTATGCGGTGCGGGACGACAGCGACTGA
- a CDS encoding SCO6745 family protein → MFELVEPLAAVTFSAVADEAFLAVGMRNYWDGYFAGRAAPLGMAPAAVVHAVFYNFADGEVARHIPWVWGKVTPQEAIALRERGSTAALRQRLGDLADSSDLLRVVELAARAAVSAPTEGRVLYAGLRALPMPTDPVAKLWHVATLLREHRGDGHNAVLTAHGIGGTESHVLMALALGMPAEKFGRIHHLPPARLAAVVDGLHTRGLVDAAGGFTDAGSQLKQRIEALTDELAAPPYDVLSTDELDELIAKLEPFAAAAGSGDD, encoded by the coding sequence ATGTTCGAGTTGGTCGAGCCGTTGGCTGCCGTGACGTTCTCCGCGGTGGCGGACGAGGCGTTTCTGGCTGTCGGCATGCGGAATTACTGGGACGGGTATTTCGCGGGGCGGGCGGCGCCGTTGGGGATGGCGCCGGCGGCAGTGGTGCATGCGGTCTTCTACAACTTCGCCGATGGCGAGGTGGCCCGTCATATCCCGTGGGTTTGGGGCAAGGTCACGCCGCAGGAGGCGATCGCGCTCCGGGAGCGCGGGAGTACCGCCGCTCTGCGGCAGCGGTTGGGTGATCTGGCCGACTCTTCCGATCTGTTGCGGGTCGTCGAGCTCGCGGCACGGGCGGCAGTCTCCGCGCCGACGGAGGGCCGGGTGCTCTACGCCGGATTGCGTGCTCTCCCAATGCCGACCGACCCGGTGGCCAAGCTTTGGCACGTGGCGACACTGTTGCGTGAGCATCGCGGCGACGGGCACAACGCGGTCCTGACCGCTCACGGTATCGGCGGCACCGAATCTCACGTCCTCATGGCGCTCGCTCTGGGCATGCCGGCGGAAAAGTTCGGCCGGATTCATCACCTGCCGCCGGCGCGATTGGCCGCTGTCGTGGACGGACTGCACACCCGCGGTCTGGTGGACGCGGCCGGTGGTTTCACCGACGCCGGATCGCAGCTGAAGCAGCGCATCGAGGCACTCACCGACGAATTGGCGGCCCCACCCTACGATGTGCTCAGCACCGACGAACTCGACGAGTTGATCGCGAAACTCGAACCTTTCGCTGCCGCAGCAGGTTCCGGCGACGACTGA
- a CDS encoding DUF397 domain-containing protein, translating into MSFDLSTAQWFKSSKSPNASECVEVAFLGDAKFVGVRDSKDPAGPALVFSGEQWDRFLRSTVWR; encoded by the coding sequence GTGAGCTTTGACCTTTCCACCGCCCAGTGGTTCAAGTCCAGCAAGTCCCCCAATGCCTCGGAGTGCGTCGAGGTCGCCTTCCTGGGTGACGCGAAGTTCGTCGGCGTGCGGGATTCCAAGGATCCGGCGGGCCCGGCGCTCGTGTTCTCCGGGGAGCAGTGGGATCGATTCCTGCGGAGCACCGTCTGGCGGTGA
- a CDS encoding HAD domain-containing protein: MNPLRRPVLFLDVDGPLIPFGGNPPPGRADPALGPRLSHLPCELVWATTWMHEANRSLSPALGLPELAVVEWPDQDDHRIDDWFGLHWKTRTIVEWANGRPFAWVDDEIRDEDREWVAQHSRAALLHRVDPRIGLQESDFHVLAKWLTRVAAEP; the protein is encoded by the coding sequence ATGAATCCCCTGCGACGCCCGGTGCTGTTCCTCGATGTCGATGGGCCACTCATTCCCTTCGGCGGCAACCCGCCCCCGGGCCGAGCGGATCCCGCACTGGGTCCACGGCTCTCGCACCTCCCCTGCGAGCTGGTCTGGGCGACCACCTGGATGCACGAGGCGAACCGATCCCTGAGCCCGGCGCTGGGATTGCCCGAACTGGCGGTGGTGGAATGGCCGGACCAGGACGATCACCGGATCGACGACTGGTTCGGATTGCATTGGAAGACAAGGACGATTGTCGAATGGGCAAATGGCCGGCCGTTCGCCTGGGTCGACGACGAGATCCGGGATGAGGATCGAGAATGGGTGGCGCAGCATTCTCGCGCTGCCCTGCTCCACCGAGTGGATCCGCGAATCGGGCTGCAGGAGAGCGACTTCCACGTGCTGGCGAAATGGCTCACGAGAGTTGCGGCCGAACCATAG
- a CDS encoding MarR family transcriptional regulator: protein MTQAEMAVLAALHPDHSLTAPQIQRAAALTAHRTRTAIAALTSRGLIAPTHPQSRYRITPRGRAALTTKTPRFT, encoded by the coding sequence ATGACCCAAGCCGAAATGGCGGTCCTCGCCGCCCTTCACCCCGACCACAGCCTCACCGCTCCTCAAATCCAGCGCGCCGCCGCCCTCACGGCCCACCGCACCCGAACCGCGATCGCCGCCCTCACTTCCCGCGGCCTCATCGCGCCTACCCATCCTCAATCCCGCTACCGCATAACCCCGCGAGGCCGAGCGGCCCTCACCACCAAAACCCCTCGCTTCACCTGA
- a CDS encoding LysR family transcriptional regulator translates to MAPDTMSLRYFLVLAQELNFTRAAARIGIAQPALSARIRRLEAELGTSLLVRNTRSVELTTAGAALVESATPALAALDRAWDAARNAGAGELGTLRIGYSLSAGAETAPALVDKLIRSNPGLEVAASPLATPEISPAVADGRLDAGITRGEQPARGARRFLLRRMRIGVQLARHHPLAAHSEIEIADAAAYPLRLPDRTANPAIHDQLSALFHNTHPTPQFRTPAVSFDLSQRDLLDNLTLAPAGEVAATTQPPALTWRPLRDAPTLTLHLVLPTLQSPLHHRIRTTAKSLAHELHWLTA, encoded by the coding sequence GTGGCCCCGGATACGATGAGCCTGCGGTACTTCCTGGTGCTGGCACAGGAATTGAACTTCACCCGCGCGGCCGCACGGATCGGCATCGCACAGCCCGCACTCAGCGCCCGGATACGCCGATTGGAAGCGGAACTCGGTACGAGCCTGCTGGTACGCAACACTCGAAGCGTCGAATTGACCACGGCCGGTGCGGCTTTGGTGGAGTCCGCGACGCCCGCGCTGGCGGCGCTGGACCGAGCTTGGGACGCCGCCCGCAATGCCGGTGCCGGTGAACTGGGCACACTGCGTATCGGATACAGCCTCAGCGCGGGCGCCGAGACGGCACCGGCCTTGGTAGACAAGCTCATTCGCAGCAACCCAGGACTCGAAGTCGCCGCGTCCCCGCTGGCGACCCCCGAGATCTCTCCCGCCGTCGCCGACGGCCGCCTCGATGCCGGCATCACCCGCGGCGAACAGCCCGCCCGCGGCGCACGCCGATTCCTGCTGCGCCGTATGCGCATCGGAGTCCAACTGGCACGACATCATCCCCTAGCCGCCCACTCGGAAATCGAAATCGCCGACGCCGCCGCCTACCCACTCCGCCTCCCCGACCGCACCGCCAACCCCGCAATCCACGACCAACTCTCCGCCCTTTTCCACAACACCCACCCCACCCCCCAATTCCGCACCCCCGCAGTCTCTTTCGACCTCTCCCAACGCGACCTACTCGACAACCTCACCCTAGCCCCCGCCGGCGAAGTAGCAGCCACAACCCAACCCCCCGCCCTAACCTGGCGCCCCCTCCGCGACGCCCCCACCCTCACCCTCCACCTAGTCCTCCCAACCCTCCAATCCCCTCTCCACCACCGCATCCGCACCACCGCCAAATCCCTGGCCCACGAACTGCACTGGCTTACCGCCTGA
- a CDS encoding esterase/lipase family protein, producing MRIPAKFTTVLVCASAAAMMAGGPAVAAPDTGSGAANIPAGNTIEPPIDCVPDSAHPRPIVVLPGGDGTTADTATQWDTMLTALRGAGYCALLFQGGVINGNRWTGDIPSAARQVADFVTKVRQVTEADQVDLVAHSAGTIVSNYFLEVLGGAPAVAHAVFLTPETRGCDGAGFLAAYGIENSPVTPVQVVAALPFLGTVLAAVAPDKANAVQMMPSSSVYQAVFDGQVSQPGVRYSVLSTRNDELATPATICSVLDEPGVNMNFYEDLFPGSAPVGHSSLRSSANTANWVIQQLQG from the coding sequence ATGAGAATTCCTGCGAAATTCACGACCGTGCTGGTTTGCGCGAGTGCTGCCGCGATGATGGCCGGGGGACCGGCTGTCGCTGCGCCGGATACGGGTTCCGGAGCGGCGAACATCCCCGCGGGAAATACGATCGAACCACCGATCGACTGCGTTCCCGACTCAGCACACCCCCGTCCGATCGTGGTCTTGCCCGGTGGAGATGGAACCACCGCTGACACCGCTACGCAATGGGACACGATGCTGACCGCGTTACGCGGGGCAGGCTACTGCGCGCTCCTGTTCCAGGGTGGGGTCATCAACGGAAACCGTTGGACCGGCGATATTCCGAGTGCTGCGCGGCAAGTCGCGGACTTTGTGACCAAGGTTCGCCAGGTTACCGAGGCTGATCAGGTTGATCTTGTCGCGCATTCGGCCGGAACGATCGTCAGCAACTACTTCCTCGAGGTCCTCGGCGGCGCCCCCGCGGTGGCCCATGCGGTCTTCCTCACCCCAGAAACTCGGGGGTGCGATGGCGCAGGTTTCCTTGCCGCATACGGGATCGAGAACTCGCCTGTCACCCCCGTCCAGGTGGTCGCTGCCTTGCCGTTCTTGGGCACCGTCCTCGCCGCTGTCGCGCCCGACAAGGCCAATGCCGTCCAAATGATGCCTTCCTCGAGTGTCTACCAGGCAGTTTTCGATGGGCAGGTCAGCCAGCCCGGCGTCCGTTACTCGGTGCTATCGACACGTAATGATGAGCTTGCGACGCCGGCCACCATCTGCTCTGTACTTGACGAACCCGGGGTGAACATGAATTTCTACGAAGACTTGTTTCCCGGCTCCGCGCCGGTCGGGCATTCCTCCCTCAGATCAAGCGCCAACACCGCAAATTGGGTCATCCAACAGCTTCAAGGTTGA
- a CDS encoding helix-turn-helix domain-containing protein — protein sequence MAGSSLPRRAFGRTLRKHRIRAGKVQNAAALCLETSPQSVSRLEDGQKIKISTAQIKDLLDFYGIPNPSQERDEVLTLWQEVRQQDLIAKSQGTTKGWWRSYSDQLDSHFDHYLHLEAAANRLTTHQLSLIPGLLQTAGYRRVLIKAAHPDLSAVNVERRLEFAARRQARLEETDFWLDALLSEAVLHHNPGGPAVMAEQLQRLADESERANVSIRVVPNTVQAGSGLVFQSFTLLEFPPLASRMVEPPVVYVEGYEGALYLEASDVIARHRRAINDLEQVALTEDASRDLVWRIVKECMA from the coding sequence ATGGCCGGGTCGTCACTCCCCCGCAGGGCATTTGGTCGCACTCTTCGAAAGCACAGGATCCGCGCCGGAAAAGTCCAAAATGCTGCGGCGCTTTGCCTAGAGACATCGCCGCAGAGCGTAAGCCGGCTCGAAGACGGACAGAAGATCAAAATATCGACCGCTCAGATCAAAGACCTACTCGACTTCTATGGGATTCCGAATCCGAGCCAGGAGCGCGACGAGGTGCTGACGCTGTGGCAAGAGGTCCGGCAGCAGGATTTGATCGCGAAATCGCAAGGTACGACCAAGGGTTGGTGGCGGTCCTACAGCGATCAACTCGACTCTCATTTCGATCATTATCTGCATTTGGAGGCTGCCGCCAATCGCCTTACTACACATCAACTCTCATTGATTCCTGGATTGTTGCAAACAGCTGGTTATCGCCGAGTCCTGATCAAGGCCGCGCATCCCGATCTCTCGGCGGTCAATGTCGAACGGCGACTCGAGTTCGCCGCGCGCCGGCAGGCCCGGCTCGAGGAAACCGACTTCTGGCTGGATGCCCTTCTGTCCGAAGCGGTTCTGCACCATAACCCCGGCGGCCCAGCCGTAATGGCCGAGCAGCTGCAGCGGTTGGCCGATGAGAGCGAACGTGCCAATGTCTCGATCCGGGTCGTCCCGAACACGGTGCAAGCCGGCAGCGGATTGGTGTTCCAGTCGTTCACCCTGCTCGAATTCCCGCCGCTGGCAAGCCGAATGGTCGAGCCGCCCGTCGTGTACGTCGAAGGTTATGAAGGCGCGCTCTACCTCGAGGCATCCGACGTCATCGCGCGTCATCGCCGGGCGATCAACGACCTCGAGCAGGTAGCGTTGACCGAGGACGCCAGCCGTGACCTGGTGTGGCGCATCGTGAAGGAGTGCATGGCGTGA
- a CDS encoding DMT family transporter: MSWLVLVVSGIFEAVWATALGKSEGFTRLGPSVVFGLGLLLSMGGLAYAMRGLPVGTAYAVWVGIGAVLTVVYSMATGEAAVSAVKLLLLGGIVACVIGLKLVG; the protein is encoded by the coding sequence ATGTCGTGGCTGGTATTGGTCGTGTCCGGGATTTTCGAGGCCGTGTGGGCCACCGCGCTGGGTAAGTCGGAGGGGTTCACCAGGCTCGGGCCGAGTGTGGTGTTCGGGCTGGGGCTGCTGCTGAGCATGGGCGGGCTGGCGTATGCCATGCGCGGACTGCCCGTCGGGACCGCGTACGCGGTGTGGGTGGGGATCGGGGCGGTGTTGACCGTCGTCTACTCCATGGCCACCGGTGAAGCCGCTGTCAGTGCGGTCAAGTTGCTGTTGCTGGGCGGGATCGTGGCGTGTGTGATCGGGTTGAAGCTGGTCGGGTGA